One part of the Humulus lupulus chromosome 9, drHumLupu1.1, whole genome shotgun sequence genome encodes these proteins:
- the LOC133800773 gene encoding large ribosomal subunit protein uL11m, protein MATLKEILTRRPVSATIRLTVPAGGARPAPPVGPALGQYRLNLMAFCKDFNARTQKYKPDTPMSVTITAFKDNTFEFTVKSPSVSWYLKKAAGIESGSSRPGHVIASTLPLKHVYEIAKVKQSDPYCQYMSLESICKSIIGTANTMGIKVVKDLEED, encoded by the coding sequence ATGGCTACCTTAAAGGAAATCCTAACGCGACGGCCTGTGTCTGCCACCATCCGTCTGACTGTACCAGCAGGAGGTGCTCGTCCTGCACCCCCAGTTGGTCCAGCACTAGGGCAGTACCGGTTGAACTTGATGGCATTCTGTAAGGACTTCAATGCCCGGACCCAAAAGTACAAGCCCGACACCCCTATGTCTGTAACCATCACCGCCTTCAAAGACAACACATTCGAGTTCACAGTTAAATCGCCATCAGTTTCTTGGTACCTAAAGAAGGCAGCCGGGATTGAATCAGGAAGCAGCCGTCCAGGCCACGTGATTGCATCAACACTGCCACTCAAGCATGTCTATGAGATTGCCAAAGTGAAGCAATCGGATCCTTATTGCCAGTACATGTCGTTGGAGTCTATTTGCAAGTCCATCATTGGTACTGCAAATACTATGGGGATTAAGGTTGTCAAGGACTTGGAGGAGGATTAA